The following proteins are encoded in a genomic region of Mus caroli chromosome 18, CAROLI_EIJ_v1.1, whole genome shotgun sequence:
- the Sall3 gene encoding sal-like protein 3 isoform X2 produces MSRRKQAKPQHLKSDEELPPQDGASEHGVPGDGAEDADSGSESRSGSEETSVCEKCCAEFFKWADFLQHKKTCTKNPLVLIVHDDEPAPPSEDFPEPSPASSPSDRTESEVAEEVAPTEGSEVKAAAKEAEPMDVEVSADKGPPGPSVPPPPPALPPQPEPAAFSMPSTNVTLETLLSTKVAVAQFSQGARAGGTTGAGGSVGAVAIPMILEQLVALQQQQIHQLQLIEQIRSQVALMSRQPGPPLKPSASAPGTASVQLQGLTPHAALQLSAGPATASAGSGSTLQAAFDGPQHLSQPASGTSTPCSTSAAPPDSGAHPACSTGPAPGAVAAASSTVGNAVQPQNASTPPALGPGPLLSSASNLPNPLLPQTSSSSVIFPNPLVSIAATANALDPLSALMKHRKGKPPNVSVFEPKASAEDPFFKHKCRFCAKVFGSDSALQIHLRSHTGERPFKCNICGNRFSTKGNLKVHFQRHKEKYPHIQMNPYPVPEYLDNVPTCSGIPYGMSLPPEKPVTTWLDSKPVLPTVPTSVGLQLPPTVPGTHNYTDSPSITPVNRSPQRPSPASSECTSLSPGLNNTESGITVRPESPQPLLGGPSLTKAEPVSLPCTSTRTGDAPVVGGQVSGLPTSGATAVTDSACTSLGSPGLPAVSDQFKAQFPFGGLLDSMQTSETSKLQQLVENIDKKMTDPNQCVICHRVLSCQSALKMHYRTHTGERPFKCKICGRAFTTKGNLKTHFGVHRAKPPLRVQHSCPICQKKFTNAVVLQQHIRMHMGGQIPNTPLPEGLQEAMDADLPFDEKNAETLSSFDDDVDENSMEEDSELKDTASDSSKPLLSYSGSCPPSPPSVISSIAALENQMKMIDSVMNCQQLANLKSVENGSGESDRLSNDSSSAVGDLESRSAGSPALSESSSSQALSPAHSNGESFRSKSPGLGHQEDPQEIPLKTERLDSPPPGPGNGGALDLTAGHPGRPLIKEEAPFSLLFLSRERGPSHSTPSLASSPAPTMIKMEVNGHSKAIALGEGPALPAGVQVPTGPQTVMSPGLAPMLAPPPRRTPKQHNCQSCGKTFSSASALQIHERTHTGEKPFGCTICGRAFTTKGNLKVHMGTHMWNNAPARRGRRLSVENPMALLGGDALKFSEMFQKDLAARAMNVDPSFWNQYAAAITNGLAMKNNEISVIQNGGIPQLPVSLGGGAIPPLGAMAGGVDKARTGSSPPIVSLDKASSETGASRPFTRFIEDNKEIGIN; encoded by the exons ATGTCTCGGCGCAAGCAGGCCAAGCCCCAGCATCTCAAGTCGGACGAGGAGCTACCGCCGCAGGACGGGGCTTCGGAGCACG GCGTCCCGGGGGACGGTGCTGAGGACGCAGACAGCGGCAGCGAGAGCAGGAGCGGCAGCGAGGAAACCAGCGTGTGTGAGAAGTGCTGTGCGGAGTTCTTCAAGTGGGCGGACTTCCTACAGCACAAGAAGACCTGCACCAAGAACCCACTGGTGCTGATCGTGCACGACGATGAGCCGGCGCCGCCCTCCGAGGACTTTCCAGAACCTTCTCCCGCCAGCTCGCCCAGTGACCGCACTGAGAGTGAGGTGGCTGAGGAGGTGGCGCCCACGGAGGGCAGTGAGGTGAAGGCTGCTGCAAAGGAGGCGGAGCCCATGGATGTGGAGGTATCTGCGGACAAGGGCCCTCCAGGCCCAAGTGTGCCCCCACCGCCGCCTGCACTGCCACCACAGCCAGAGCCTGCGGCCTTCAGCATGCCTAGTACCAATGTGACCCTGGAGACGCTGCTCAGCACCAAGGTGGCCGTGGCACAGTTCTCACAGGGTGCACGTGCAGGCGGCACCACAGGCGCTGGTGGCAGCGTGGGTGCGGTGGCCATCCCCATGATCCTGGAGCAGCTGGTGGcgctgcagcagcagcagatccACCAGCTTCAGCTCATCGAGCAGATCCGCAGCCAGGTGGCCCTGATGAGCCGGCAGCCTGGGCCTCCACTGAAGCCCTCAGCCAGTGCCCCTGGAACAGCCTCAGTACAGCTTCAGGGTCTGACTCCGCATGCGGCCCTCCAGCTTTCTGCTggacctgccactgcctctgctggctCGGGCTCCACGCTGCAGGCAGCCTTCGATGGCCCCCAGCACCTGTCACAGCCTGCATCCGGCACAAGCACTCCCTGCAGCACCAGTGCTGCCCCCCCTGATTCTGGGGCACACCCAGCCTGTAGCACTGGCCCGGCTCCAGGAGCCGTGGCCGCTGCATCCAGCACTGTAGGCAACGCGGTGCAGCCCCAAAATGCATCCACGCCCCCTGCCCTGGGTCCTGGACCCCTCCTCAGCTCAGCCTCCAATCTGCCAAACCCTCTGCTACCTCAGACTTCATCCAGCAGTGTCATCTTCCCCAACCCGCTGGTTAGCATTGCTGCCACCGCCAATGCCCTGGATCCCCTGTCAGCTCTGATGAAGCACCGCAAGGGCAAGCCCCCTAATGTTTCAGTGTTCGAGCCCAAGGCCAGTGCCGAGGACCCTTTCTTTAAGCACAAGTGCAGGTTCTGTGCCAAGGTCTTCGGCAGTGACAGTGCGTTGCAGATCCACCTGCGATCCCACACAGGGGAGCGGCCCTTCAAATGTAACATCTGCGGGAACCGCTTTTCCACCAAGGGCAACCTGAAGGTCCACTTTCAGAGGCACAAGGAGAAGTACCCCCACATCCAGATGAACCCCTACCCTGTCCCAGAATACCTCGACAATGTGCCCACCTGCTCTGGGATCCCCTATGGCATGTCCCTGCCCCCAGAAAAGCCAGTAACCACCTGGCTGGACAGCAAGCCAGTACTGCCCACTGTACCAACATCAGTAGGGCTCCAGCTGCCCCCCACTGTCCCTGGCACCCACAACTACACTGACTCCCCTAGCATCACTCCGGTCAACCGCTCCCCACAGAGGCCCTCTCCAGCATCCAGCGAATGCACCTCTCTGTCCCCAGGCCTCAACAATACTGAGTCTGGTATCACAGTGAGGCCCGAGTCACCCCAGCCACTCCTGGGTGGGCCTTCACTTACTAAAGCCGAGCCAGTCAGCCTGCCTTGCACAAGTACAAGGACAGGAGATGCTCCTGTGGTGGGTGGGCAGGTCAGTGGGTTGCCCACTTCAGGTGCCACCGCTGTGACTGACAGCGCCTGCACAAGTCTCGGGAGCCCTGGTCTTCCAGCCGTCTCTGACCAATTCAAGGCCCAGTTTCCTTTCGGCGGGCTGCTTGACTCTATGCAAACGTCAGAGACCTCGAAACTGCAGCAGCTAGTGGAGAACATCGATAAGAAGATGACCGACCCGAACCAGTGTGTCATCTGCCACCGCGTGCTGAGCTGCCAGAGTGCACTGAAGATGCACTACAGGACCCACACAGGGGAAAGGCCCTTCAAGTGTAAGATTTGTGGCCGCGCCTTCACCACCAAAGGCAACCTGAAGACGCACTTCGGGGTGCACCGCGCCAAGCCCCCGCTCCGAGTGCAGCATTCCTGCCCCATCTGCCAGAAGAAGTTCACGAACGCCGTCGTGCTACAACAGCATATCCGTATGCACATGGGAGGACAAATCCCAAACACGCCACTGCCGGAGGGTCTGCAGGAGGCCATGGACGCCGACCTGCCCTTTGATGAAAAGAACGCAGAGACCCTCAGCAGCTTTGACGATGACGTTGACGAGAACTCCATGGAGGAGGACTCGGAGCTGAAGGACACGGCCAGCGACTCGTCTAAACCACTTCTGTCTTACTCGGGCTCCTGTCCGCCCTCGCCCCCGTCGGTCATCTCCAGCATCGCTGCCCTCGAGAACCAGATGAAAATGATTGACTCGGTCATGAACTGCCAGCAACTGGCCAACTTGAAGTCGGTGGAAAACGGGTCTGGGGAAAGCGATCGCTTGAGCAACGACTCCTCCTCTGCGGTGGGCGACCTAGAGAGCCGCAGTGCAGGCAGCCCTGCCCTATCGGAGTCCTCATCCTCCCAGGCTCTGTCCCCTGCTCACAGTAATGGTGAGAGCTTCCGGTCCAAGTCGCCAGGCCTTGGCCACCAGGAAGATCCGCAGGAGATCCCACTGAAGACTGAAAGGCTGGACAGCCCACCCCCCGGCCCAGGAAATGGAGGTGCCCTGGACCTGACAGCGGGCCACCCTGGTCGGCCACTCATCAAGGAGGAGGCCCCTTTCAGCCTGCTGTTCCTGAGCAGAGAGCGCG GTCCCAGCCACAGCACGCCTAGCCTGGCCTCCAGCCCTGCGCCCACCATGATCAAAATGGAAGTGAACGGCCACAGCAAGGCTATCGCACTGGGTGAGGGTCCAGCGCTACCAGCCGGAGTCCAGGTTCCTACTGGGCCCCAGACAGTGATGAGCCCTGGCCTGGCACCCATGCTGGCACCCCCACCACGCCGGACACCCAAGCAGCACAACTGTCAGTCATGTGGGAAGACCTTCTCCTCAGCCAGTGCCCTGCAGATCCATGAGCGCAcccacactggggagaagccctTTGGCTGCACCATCTGCGGCAGGGCCTTCACCACCAAGGGCAATCTCAAG GTACACATGGGCACCCACATGTGGAACAATGCACCCGCGAGGCGTGGCCGCCGCCTGTCTGTGGAGAACCCCATGGCTCTGCTCGGTGGCGATGCTCTCAAGTTCTCTGAGATGTTCCAGAAGGACCTGGCAGCTCGAGCGATGAATGTGGACCCCAGCTTTTGGAACCAGTACGCCGCTGCCATCACCAACGGGCTGGCCATGAAGAACAATGAGATCTCTGTCATCCAGAACGGAGGCATCCCTCAGCTCCCAGTAAGTCTAGGCGGAGGTGCCATCCCGCCTTTGGGTGCCATGGCCGGTGGGGTGGACAAGGCACGCACTGGCAGTAGTCCGCCCATTGTCAGCTTGGACAAAGCGAGCTCAGAGACGGGAGCCAGCCGGCCATTCACGAGGTTCATTGAGGATAACAAGGAAATTGGGATCAATTAG
- the Sall3 gene encoding sal-like protein 3 isoform X1 produces the protein MSRRKQAKPQHLKSDEELPPQDGASEHGVPGDGAEDADSGSESRSGSEETSVCEKCCAEFFKWADFLQHKKTCTKNPLVLIVHDDEPAPPSEDFPEPSPASSPSDRTESEVAEEVAPTEGSEVKAAAKEAEPMDVEVSADKGPPGPSVPPPPPALPPQPEPAAFSMPSTNVTLETLLSTKVAVAQFSQGARAGGTTGAGGSVGAVAIPMILEQLVALQQQQIHQLQLIEQIRSQVALMSRQPGPPLKPSASAPGTASVQLQGLTPHAALQLSAGPATASAGSGSTLQAAFDGPQHLSQPASGTSTPCSTSAAPPDSGAHPACSTGPAPGAVAAASSTVGNAVQPQNASTPPALGPGPLLSSASNLPNPLLPQTSSSSVIFPNPLVSIAATANALDPLSALMKHRKGKPPNVSVFEPKASAEDPFFKHKCRFCAKVFGSDSALQIHLRSHTGERPFKCNICGNRFSTKGNLKVHFQRHKEKYPHIQMNPYPVPEYLDNVPTCSGIPYGMSLPPEKPVTTWLDSKPVLPTVPTSVGLQLPPTVPGTHNYTDSPSITPVNRSPQRPSPASSECTSLSPGLNNTESGITVRPESPQPLLGGPSLTKAEPVSLPCTSTRTGDAPVVGGQVSGLPTSGATAVTDSACTSLGSPGLPAVSDQFKAQFPFGGLLDSMQTSETSKLQQLVENIDKKMTDPNQCVICHRVLSCQSALKMHYRTHTGERPFKCKICGRAFTTKGNLKTHFGVHRAKPPLRVQHSCPICQKKFTNAVVLQQHIRMHMGGQIPNTPLPEGLQEAMDADLPFDEKNAETLSSFDDDVDENSMEEDSELKDTASDSSKPLLSYSGSCPPSPPSVISSIAALENQMKMIDSVMNCQQLANLKSVENGSGESDRLSNDSSSAVGDLESRSAGSPALSESSSSQALSPAHSNGESFRSKSPGLGHQEDPQEIPLKTERLDSPPPGPGNGGALDLTAGHPGRPLIKEEAPFSLLFLSRERGKCASTVCGVCGKPFACKSALEIHYRSHTKERPFVCTVCRRGCSTMGNLKQHLLTHKLKELPSQVFDPNFTLGPSHSTPSLASSPAPTMIKMEVNGHSKAIALGEGPALPAGVQVPTGPQTVMSPGLAPMLAPPPRRTPKQHNCQSCGKTFSSASALQIHERTHTGEKPFGCTICGRAFTTKGNLKVHMGTHMWNNAPARRGRRLSVENPMALLGGDALKFSEMFQKDLAARAMNVDPSFWNQYAAAITNGLAMKNNEISVIQNGGIPQLPVSLGGGAIPPLGAMAGGVDKARTGSSPPIVSLDKASSETGASRPFTRFIEDNKEIGIN, from the exons ATGTCTCGGCGCAAGCAGGCCAAGCCCCAGCATCTCAAGTCGGACGAGGAGCTACCGCCGCAGGACGGGGCTTCGGAGCACG GCGTCCCGGGGGACGGTGCTGAGGACGCAGACAGCGGCAGCGAGAGCAGGAGCGGCAGCGAGGAAACCAGCGTGTGTGAGAAGTGCTGTGCGGAGTTCTTCAAGTGGGCGGACTTCCTACAGCACAAGAAGACCTGCACCAAGAACCCACTGGTGCTGATCGTGCACGACGATGAGCCGGCGCCGCCCTCCGAGGACTTTCCAGAACCTTCTCCCGCCAGCTCGCCCAGTGACCGCACTGAGAGTGAGGTGGCTGAGGAGGTGGCGCCCACGGAGGGCAGTGAGGTGAAGGCTGCTGCAAAGGAGGCGGAGCCCATGGATGTGGAGGTATCTGCGGACAAGGGCCCTCCAGGCCCAAGTGTGCCCCCACCGCCGCCTGCACTGCCACCACAGCCAGAGCCTGCGGCCTTCAGCATGCCTAGTACCAATGTGACCCTGGAGACGCTGCTCAGCACCAAGGTGGCCGTGGCACAGTTCTCACAGGGTGCACGTGCAGGCGGCACCACAGGCGCTGGTGGCAGCGTGGGTGCGGTGGCCATCCCCATGATCCTGGAGCAGCTGGTGGcgctgcagcagcagcagatccACCAGCTTCAGCTCATCGAGCAGATCCGCAGCCAGGTGGCCCTGATGAGCCGGCAGCCTGGGCCTCCACTGAAGCCCTCAGCCAGTGCCCCTGGAACAGCCTCAGTACAGCTTCAGGGTCTGACTCCGCATGCGGCCCTCCAGCTTTCTGCTggacctgccactgcctctgctggctCGGGCTCCACGCTGCAGGCAGCCTTCGATGGCCCCCAGCACCTGTCACAGCCTGCATCCGGCACAAGCACTCCCTGCAGCACCAGTGCTGCCCCCCCTGATTCTGGGGCACACCCAGCCTGTAGCACTGGCCCGGCTCCAGGAGCCGTGGCCGCTGCATCCAGCACTGTAGGCAACGCGGTGCAGCCCCAAAATGCATCCACGCCCCCTGCCCTGGGTCCTGGACCCCTCCTCAGCTCAGCCTCCAATCTGCCAAACCCTCTGCTACCTCAGACTTCATCCAGCAGTGTCATCTTCCCCAACCCGCTGGTTAGCATTGCTGCCACCGCCAATGCCCTGGATCCCCTGTCAGCTCTGATGAAGCACCGCAAGGGCAAGCCCCCTAATGTTTCAGTGTTCGAGCCCAAGGCCAGTGCCGAGGACCCTTTCTTTAAGCACAAGTGCAGGTTCTGTGCCAAGGTCTTCGGCAGTGACAGTGCGTTGCAGATCCACCTGCGATCCCACACAGGGGAGCGGCCCTTCAAATGTAACATCTGCGGGAACCGCTTTTCCACCAAGGGCAACCTGAAGGTCCACTTTCAGAGGCACAAGGAGAAGTACCCCCACATCCAGATGAACCCCTACCCTGTCCCAGAATACCTCGACAATGTGCCCACCTGCTCTGGGATCCCCTATGGCATGTCCCTGCCCCCAGAAAAGCCAGTAACCACCTGGCTGGACAGCAAGCCAGTACTGCCCACTGTACCAACATCAGTAGGGCTCCAGCTGCCCCCCACTGTCCCTGGCACCCACAACTACACTGACTCCCCTAGCATCACTCCGGTCAACCGCTCCCCACAGAGGCCCTCTCCAGCATCCAGCGAATGCACCTCTCTGTCCCCAGGCCTCAACAATACTGAGTCTGGTATCACAGTGAGGCCCGAGTCACCCCAGCCACTCCTGGGTGGGCCTTCACTTACTAAAGCCGAGCCAGTCAGCCTGCCTTGCACAAGTACAAGGACAGGAGATGCTCCTGTGGTGGGTGGGCAGGTCAGTGGGTTGCCCACTTCAGGTGCCACCGCTGTGACTGACAGCGCCTGCACAAGTCTCGGGAGCCCTGGTCTTCCAGCCGTCTCTGACCAATTCAAGGCCCAGTTTCCTTTCGGCGGGCTGCTTGACTCTATGCAAACGTCAGAGACCTCGAAACTGCAGCAGCTAGTGGAGAACATCGATAAGAAGATGACCGACCCGAACCAGTGTGTCATCTGCCACCGCGTGCTGAGCTGCCAGAGTGCACTGAAGATGCACTACAGGACCCACACAGGGGAAAGGCCCTTCAAGTGTAAGATTTGTGGCCGCGCCTTCACCACCAAAGGCAACCTGAAGACGCACTTCGGGGTGCACCGCGCCAAGCCCCCGCTCCGAGTGCAGCATTCCTGCCCCATCTGCCAGAAGAAGTTCACGAACGCCGTCGTGCTACAACAGCATATCCGTATGCACATGGGAGGACAAATCCCAAACACGCCACTGCCGGAGGGTCTGCAGGAGGCCATGGACGCCGACCTGCCCTTTGATGAAAAGAACGCAGAGACCCTCAGCAGCTTTGACGATGACGTTGACGAGAACTCCATGGAGGAGGACTCGGAGCTGAAGGACACGGCCAGCGACTCGTCTAAACCACTTCTGTCTTACTCGGGCTCCTGTCCGCCCTCGCCCCCGTCGGTCATCTCCAGCATCGCTGCCCTCGAGAACCAGATGAAAATGATTGACTCGGTCATGAACTGCCAGCAACTGGCCAACTTGAAGTCGGTGGAAAACGGGTCTGGGGAAAGCGATCGCTTGAGCAACGACTCCTCCTCTGCGGTGGGCGACCTAGAGAGCCGCAGTGCAGGCAGCCCTGCCCTATCGGAGTCCTCATCCTCCCAGGCTCTGTCCCCTGCTCACAGTAATGGTGAGAGCTTCCGGTCCAAGTCGCCAGGCCTTGGCCACCAGGAAGATCCGCAGGAGATCCCACTGAAGACTGAAAGGCTGGACAGCCCACCCCCCGGCCCAGGAAATGGAGGTGCCCTGGACCTGACAGCGGGCCACCCTGGTCGGCCACTCATCAAGGAGGAGGCCCCTTTCAGCCTGCTGTTCCTGAGCAGAGAGCGCGGTAAGTGTGCGAGcactgtgtgtggtgtctgtggcAAGCCCTTTGCTTGCAAAAGTGCGTTGGAAATCCACTACCGCAGCCATACCAAGGAGAGGCCGTTTGTCTGCACGGTCTGCAGGCGAGGCTGCTCCACTATGGGTAACTTAAAGCAGCATTTACTGACACACAAGTTGAAAGAGCTGCCTTCTCAGGTGTTTGACCCCAACTTTACTCTAGGTCCCAGCCACAGCACGCCTAGCCTGGCCTCCAGCCCTGCGCCCACCATGATCAAAATGGAAGTGAACGGCCACAGCAAGGCTATCGCACTGGGTGAGGGTCCAGCGCTACCAGCCGGAGTCCAGGTTCCTACTGGGCCCCAGACAGTGATGAGCCCTGGCCTGGCACCCATGCTGGCACCCCCACCACGCCGGACACCCAAGCAGCACAACTGTCAGTCATGTGGGAAGACCTTCTCCTCAGCCAGTGCCCTGCAGATCCATGAGCGCAcccacactggggagaagccctTTGGCTGCACCATCTGCGGCAGGGCCTTCACCACCAAGGGCAATCTCAAG GTACACATGGGCACCCACATGTGGAACAATGCACCCGCGAGGCGTGGCCGCCGCCTGTCTGTGGAGAACCCCATGGCTCTGCTCGGTGGCGATGCTCTCAAGTTCTCTGAGATGTTCCAGAAGGACCTGGCAGCTCGAGCGATGAATGTGGACCCCAGCTTTTGGAACCAGTACGCCGCTGCCATCACCAACGGGCTGGCCATGAAGAACAATGAGATCTCTGTCATCCAGAACGGAGGCATCCCTCAGCTCCCAGTAAGTCTAGGCGGAGGTGCCATCCCGCCTTTGGGTGCCATGGCCGGTGGGGTGGACAAGGCACGCACTGGCAGTAGTCCGCCCATTGTCAGCTTGGACAAAGCGAGCTCAGAGACGGGAGCCAGCCGGCCATTCACGAGGTTCATTGAGGATAACAAGGAAATTGGGATCAATTAG